TTGAGTCTCGTGGCGTATGGCTCCGACTCAGACGACGACTGAGGCATCGGACCGAGGAGGTTCGTCCCTGGAGACGGCCCGGAAGGGATGGCGATTCTGCATGAAGAGCCGGCTGAGCGAGACACCCACGCAGCAGATTGACGTCTCTCGGACGGATAAAAGTGAACAGCCAGgatgcaaaaaaaaaacaaaaaacccAAGAGGAGTGTGACAGTAATATTCGTAACAAGCTGAGGCCGAGTGAACCTTTTTCCCGGCCCCAACAGACCTGGTCTATGATGGGCTCCCCAGGTCTCGCGTGCCCCCCCTGTCCATTTGCGGCAGCACACGAGCTTACTAGGAGCTAGAATTACAATATGTTTTCAAAAACCCGCCGCGTCTTCATGCGGCCGGGGTATAGTTGTACAATCCCTTCtcgcctctctctgtcgctctctctctctcccccacTCTGTGCCTCTCTatggcccccccccccccccctctcaccCTCGTTTTTTCCCTCCTTTTTCTGACACAGAAGTCAACGGCAGACTCACTCATCAATCTCGCCGACGTTGGGACCCTTGCGCTTGTCCCCCTTGATGGTATTCCATCCCCAGTGGCCCAGCGACCTCAGGCTGCCCTTGATCCAgccctcgacttcctcctccggcACGACGATGTGCCGCGcgcgctcctcgtcctcggggcGGATCTCGAAGCGGCGCATGCGCGAGGCGATGCgcgggtcgacgacgacgggcgacGTCCAGATGCGCTCCTTGGtccgctcctcctcgtcgtccgaggcgggcgcctcggcggcctccttcCACACGCTCTTGACCCAATTGCCCTCCTCGTGCTCGAGGGCGCGTTGTTGCTCGTAGGGCTGGTCCGGGTGCTGCTGGGATGACGGACCGTCGTCCCGCCACTCgcgcgaggcggcgaagcaggcggcggcTACCTGACggccgatgtcgtcggcgaggcggcggcggttgagGAAGCGCTGCATGCGGGTGAAGGTGCCGGCAAAGCCGAGGAGGTGCGGGAAGGGGATGGCGTCGGAGGGGGAGAACTCGGCGGGGAtgtggagggggaggtgggAGGTCGGGTAGTCGAGGGTGGTGTTGTAGGGGACCGGTTGGGGCGGGCGGTCGGGCTTGTTCTCCTCTTTGGGGGGTTcttcgtccttcttcttttcttccgAGGCGGCGCTCTCCTCTGTgccagaagcagcagcagcaggtgTCGCCGTCGTGTTTTCGGTGCCCTCGGCAGCCTCGGGTTTGGGGggctcctcgggcttgggcggcGGGTCAAGGGGGCCGAGCCAACCCTCGTGCAGGCCGCGGACGTACTCCTTCCACGTGTGCCTTCCgatgacgatgtcgccgccggggccTTCGTACTCGGGGATGCCGTTCTTTTGGCGCAGAGCGTCGCGGATGTTCTCCTCGGTgggcagcagctcgacgtcgggcCTCTCCTCGCGGctcctgcggcggcggatcttctcggcgacggcggcgcggacgtcGCCCTGGCGGCGGCCCTGGACGAACTCCCAGTCGAggccggaggcggcgagaaTGGGCTTGATGTACTCGAGGAAGTGGTCCTGGGCGACGcgcaggccgtcgccggggggcgcctcgaggaggacggtgAGCTTGCGCGGCAGCTGGGACGGGTGGGCGAGGGGCTCCTGTGCGAGGGGtgcgacggcgcgggcccAGCGGGCGGTTGCGCGGTTCTTCTCGCGCTTGTCGtagatgatggcggcggagatggcGCCCGTcagggagaggaagatcATCCAGTTGCGCGAGGGGAGGCGCTTGGGCGGGCCGCGGAGGCCCATCATCTGCCAGACGGGGTTCGGTTTCGCGGCCTTGTATCCCTCGGCGGGGTTTGCAGCAGTagtcgtggtcgtggtcgtggtcgtggtaGACGGATTCGGGCTCGGGGCTGCGGCCGCCTGGTAGAGGATCGATGTTAGtacggggggggggggcttggcTCTTGATGGCATCGCGACTTTGCTCAcctcgggcggcgtcggttTGGTGTCTGCCATGGTTTCGCGTGTAGACCAGATAGTTGTGTATAGGGTGTTGCAGAGGAACGACAGGCGTGAATGGAGCACCGCACAGAGGATTCACCCGAGAGATCGGTCGCTCACAATGCCTCGTATCGGAGCTGGCTGGGAATGAGGTTTTTGGAAATTTTATCGTTTGGTCGCGATAAGAGCTTCGCTGAATTATCGGATCTAGCCGTCCATAAGCGGTATAGCGCGGACGCACGTTCTGACCGCCTTCTGAATATGGCCAAGGGTCGCCCGCTGCCAGGCTCCACCGACAGCTGTCAGCCCGTCACTCAATCAGTCACCCAGCCAGGATTTAACATATGTCTTTCGCTCTATGCACCTTTTGATATGCAATATCCGTAAatgggaagaaaaaggcgGGAACGCCAGCTACGTCTGGCTTTCGATGAGAGAGGCATGGAGGAGCTTCGATCAAGCCTTCCGTTCCTCTAGAGTTTGTGGCTGTTACCATTTGAACCCAGTCAGCCCTGCCAGTTAATTAACTCGGAGTTTTACACCGGAACGCTTATCCACGTGGGAGTGATTGAAGTCGATGGTCTGGCGATCCTGGGCCTGACGGCAGATCCATAATGAGTGATCGACTCCTGGAAAGCAGCGAGGGCAGTTGCATTGCTGAAGGGATGCTTGTTTCTGTGCCCCCCGTGGCCCGTGGCCCGTGGCTCATGGCCTATGAGGCAGCGATGGCAGCGAGCCTGGAGACCGCCCATGGATCACTGGGCAACATCTGACACAGGCACAGGGCGTCACCTGAGCCGCACGCCGTCTTGAACTGCGAAGCTTCGTCATCCCGTTGAAAGGCATGGTGTGGCGGTGCTAGTGGTCTCCCTCGTCTCCCGCGTTTTCCTCAACGCCGATGCACCATACGAGCTTTGGGTGAATCCTGTGTGAGCTCAACCATGAGCCATGTGCCCTCGAAGGTTGATGCAATGCAGAGAGGCAGATGCAGCCAGGTGAGCTGCAGCCTACCACGGCGTTCCAGAGCCAGGACGCGCCATGCAGGACAGAGCGTGCAGCGATGCCTTGTGCCATGTGCCACTGATCAAGCTTGTGCCGTGGCGGGTGCAACGATCTGTATTCGGCGGGCATGAAGATGTCCGGTACGAAGAGCTGTTCATCCCAGATGGATGCGAGCATCACGGTACAGTAGTGCCAGGCGAACCACGCGGTTGGGTGTCGGTCCTTATTCGGTGCGCTATTCCATAGTGGCAGAGCGGGTTGGAAGCAGTCAGTTGAAGAGTAGGTGCCAACAGGTAAAAACGGTTGGGAGTGTATTCTCGGCGGAATGTCGAGACAATGTTGCACAGGGAGAGTTGAAAAGCCAATCGGGGGACACAGGGCGGATGACAGTATCGACACTCTTTTGTTGCACCTGGCGATGCAGAGTTGTCGGTCTCATCTCAGGTGGAGGTCGCGTCTGGATAGTGAGTGCGGTGTGTGTATGTAGCCCTTGGGATGCGGTGGTTGATTCAGAGTTCCTGAGGTGAGCGAGTTGAATGACACGACCTTGCCCATCTACAGATACCTAAGTACCTGTAGGTACCTGGTAGGTAGAAACCGAGAGGAGGCATTGAATAGGTT
The DNA window shown above is from Colletotrichum destructivum chromosome 2, complete sequence and carries:
- a CDS encoding Putative mitochondrial import inner membrane translocase subunit Tim54; the encoded protein is MADTKPTPPEAAAAPSPNPSTTTTTTTTTTAANPAEGYKAAKPNPVWQMMGLRGPPKRLPSRNWMIFLSLTGAISAAIIYDKREKNRATARWARAVAPLAQEPLAHPSQLPRKLTVLLEAPPGDGLRVAQDHFLEYIKPILAASGLDWEFVQGRRQGDVRAAVAEKIRRRRSREERPDVELLPTEENIRDALRQKNGIPEYEGPGGDIVIGRHTWKEYVRGLHEGWLGPLDPPPKPEEPPKPEAAEGTENTTATPAAAASGTEESAASEEKKKDEEPPKEENKPDRPPQPVPYNTTLDYPTSHLPLHIPAEFSPSDAIPFPHLLGFAGTFTRMQRFLNRRRLADDIGRQVAAACFAASREWRDDGPSSQQHPDQPYEQQRALEHEEGNWVKSVWKEAAEAPASDDEEERTKERIWTSPVVVDPRIASRMRRFEIRPEDEERARHIVVPEEEVEGWIKGSLRSLGHWGWNTIKGDKRKGPNVGEIDE